The following coding sequences lie in one Lytechinus pictus isolate F3 Inbred unplaced genomic scaffold, Lp3.0 scaffold_20, whole genome shotgun sequence genomic window:
- the LOC129282845 gene encoding synaptotagmin-7-like, with protein sequence MAAESERNGRLFERPKPKVGVEHVQPDPSKLGQSQQLGNSNGQAEAIGVAQGLDDDSFQFGEELGKIQFSLMYDFPDQTLVLRIVKANHLPAKDFSGTSDPFVKIMLLPDKKVKMETKVKRKNLNPIWNESFHFEGYPYSKIQERVLHLQVLDYDRFSRNDPIGEINLPLAEVDLTHEKLYWRALTPSKKSSGKLGSLLVSLCYAPTAGRITITVLKCQNLAAKDITGKSDPYVKIWHMHKDKRVEKKKTVIKYHTLNPVYNESFVFNIPLDRIRDTTFVVSVLDKDRLSKNDMIGGILLGARTSPAEMSHWNEMMSKPRTNIAKWHVLKGVN encoded by the exons ATGGCAGCGGAATCTGAGCGCAATGGACGTTT GTTTGAAAGGCCGAAACCCAAAGTTGGCGTGGAGCACGTCCAGCCTGATCCTAGCAAGCTTGGCCAGAGTCAGCAACTCGGAAACAGTAATGGCCAAGCCGAAGCCATAGGCGTT GCTCAAGGCTTAGATGACGATTCCTTTCAGTTCGGGGAAGAGCTAGGAAAGATCCAGTTCTCCCTCATGTATGACTTTCCCGATCAAACACTGGTGCTGCGGATCGTCAAAGCAAATCATCTTCCTGCCAAAGATTTCAG CGGAACAAGTGATCCTTTTGTTAAAATCATGCTTCTGCCAGACAAAAAAGTCAAAATGGAGACCAAAGTGAAGAGGAAAAACCTCAATCCTATTTGGAATGAATCTTTTCATTTTGAAG GTTATCCATACAGCAAAATACAAGAGCGTGTTCTGCATCTGCAGGTGCTGGACTACGATCGCTTTAGTAGAAACGACCCGATCGGGGAGATCAACTTGCCACTCGCCGAGGTCGACTTGACACACGAAAAATTGTACTGGAGGGCACTCACGCCAAGTAAAAAGTCATCA GGTAAACTCGGGAGTTTACTGGTGTCATTGTGCTATGCACCTACAGCCGGAAGGATTACGATTACAGTCCTCAAGTGTCAAAATTTAGCTGCCAAAGATATTACAGGAAAATCAG ATCCGTACGTGAAAATCTGGCACATGCACAAGGACAAGCGCGTTGAGAAGAAGAAAACAGTCATCAAGTACCACACGCTCAATCCAGTCTATAACGAGTCCTTCGTCTTTAACATCCCGCTCGATAGGATACGTGACACGACCTTCGTCGTTTCGGTCCTGGACAAGGACCGCCTCTCAAAGAACGATATGATCGGCGGGATCCTTCTCGGCGCGCGGACGTCACCGGCCGAAATGAGCCACTGGAATGAGATGATGAGCAAGCCGCGGACTAATATTGCCAAATGGCATGTGCTAAAAGGGGTTAATTGA